From Candidatus Amoebophilus asiaticus 5a2, the proteins below share one genomic window:
- a CDS encoding ankyrin repeat domain-containing protein, which yields MITKVGLTLFRPFLYTLYRVSYILTIILFLKSCNHFATPSNLIITTKSNNAIQTTENLVLIEQQEAENTIISGYTITLYQTGQTLQAIVKKYLFGDLYGAYDLPAYIGADMNLLHLTTLNKQRQKELVHIYVNEEECPSYVYIGALDLFEVNITVDDQQDSAVLHWAAASGDVEMVKVLLTEGFNVYANDSHGNSSLHFAAINNHPETIHLLLQSGINVNVKNKDGNTALHGAAVYGYIEVIQALLAQGADVNSKNKDGNSVLHLAAAYGQTEVLKILLDAGADIHARNQENNSALHLAAYKCQDKATRILIARGATIDSKNKLSLTPIEVAVKYNNSTNIGELGDC from the coding sequence ATGATTACAAAAGTAGGCCTTACTTTATTCCGTCCATTTCTATACACGCTATACAGGGTAAGTTATATATTAACAATAATCTTATTTTTAAAGAGTTGTAACCATTTTGCAACTCCCTCTAACCTAATTATAACTACAAAGTCTAATAATGCTATCCAGACAACAGAAAACCTAGTTCTAATTGAACAGCAAGAAGCTGAGAATACTATTATAAGTGGTTATACAATTACTTTATATCAAACGGGACAAACACTACAAGCTATAGTAAAAAAGTATTTATTCGGAGACTTGTATGGTGCTTACGACCTTCCGGCTTATATAGGAGCAGATATGAACTTGCTGCATCTAACTACTTTAAATAAACAAAGACAAAAGGAATTGGTCCATATATATGTAAACGAAGAGGAGTGTCCCAGTTATGTGTATATAGGAGCCCTTGATTTATTCGAAGTCAATATCACAGTTGATGATCAGCAAGACAGTGCTGTATTACACTGGGCAGCTGCATCTGGGGATGTGGAAATGGTAAAAGTGTTACTAACAGAAGGGTTTAATGTATATGCTAACGACTCACATGGTAATTCTTCCCTTCATTTTGCTGCTATTAATAATCATCCAGAAACAATACATTTATTATTGCAGAGTGGGATTAATGTCAATGTTAAGAATAAAGATGGAAATACTGCATTGCATGGTGCTGCTGTATATGGATATATAGAAGTAATACAAGCATTATTAGCTCAAGGAGCCGATGTTAATTCGAAGAATAAAGATGGAAATTCTGTTTTGCATCTAGCAGCTGCATATGGACAAACGGAGGTATTAAAAATTTTATTAGATGCAGGTGCAGATATACATGCTAGGAATCAAGAGAACAACTCTGCTTTGCATCTTGCTGCTTATAAATGTCAGGATAAAGCGACAAGAATATTAATAGCAAGAGGAGCTACGATAGATAGTAAGAATAAATTAAGCTTAACGCCTATTGAAGTTGCTGTTAAGTATAATAATAGCACAAATATAGGCGAATTAGGAGATTGCTAA
- a CDS encoding bifunctional phosphoglucose/phosphomannose isomerase, whose translation MYLIIKKFPQSLQDAISLVKKTKLSHIKNPIHNIIITGMGSSGIAGSLVKNWVKDKLSVPLTINHDYTLPAYVNEHTLLIVVSYSGNTQETLEAFQTGLKKKASMIVITSGGELQRMAQEHAIDVLPLPKFLPPRASLDHAIVHLLFILYFHHLISWEFVSEIQSAIQIISDKQASIQTEAEQVAKKIKGYLPVIYTTTPYESVAIRFRQQLNENSKQLCWHHIFPEINHNEIVGWETNYQNLAVIMFNSYTEDERLELQQKIAQDIIKKHTNNFTILCAQGQTELIRSLYLIHLSDWISFYLAQTTGVDPVEVKSIDQIKSALYANK comes from the coding sequence ATGTATTTAATCATTAAAAAATTTCCTCAAAGCCTTCAAGATGCCATTAGCCTAGTCAAAAAAACGAAGCTTAGCCACATTAAAAATCCTATCCATAACATTATTATTACTGGTATGGGTAGTTCAGGAATAGCAGGAAGCCTAGTAAAAAACTGGGTTAAGGATAAATTATCTGTTCCATTAACGATCAATCATGACTATACCTTACCCGCTTATGTTAACGAGCATACATTGCTGATTGTTGTATCTTATTCAGGAAATACGCAAGAGACATTAGAAGCTTTTCAAACAGGGCTTAAAAAGAAAGCTTCTATGATTGTTATTACTTCAGGCGGAGAACTCCAACGGATGGCTCAAGAGCATGCTATTGATGTCCTTCCATTACCAAAATTTCTTCCTCCAAGGGCTTCACTAGATCATGCAATCGTACATCTTTTATTTATATTATATTTTCATCATCTTATCAGCTGGGAGTTTGTTTCAGAAATACAATCAGCTATCCAAATTATAAGTGACAAACAAGCTTCTATACAGACAGAAGCTGAGCAAGTGGCAAAAAAAATTAAGGGTTATTTACCAGTTATCTATACAACAACTCCATATGAGTCAGTAGCTATTCGTTTTAGGCAACAGCTCAATGAAAATAGCAAACAGCTGTGTTGGCATCATATTTTTCCAGAAATAAACCATAATGAAATTGTAGGGTGGGAAACAAACTATCAAAACTTGGCTGTCATTATGTTCAATAGCTATACGGAAGATGAAAGACTAGAACTTCAACAGAAGATTGCACAAGATATTATAAAAAAGCATACCAATAACTTCACAATACTATGTGCACAAGGACAAACTGAATTGATACGCTCGTTATATCTTATTCATTTAAGTGATTGGATTTCGTTTTACCTAGCACAAACAACAGGAGTTGATCCGGTGGAAGTAAAATCTATTGACCAAATAAAATCAGCTTTATATGCAAACAAGTAA
- a CDS encoding IS982-like element ISCaa5 family transposase, which produces MIEKSIAIYSFIDTLLKYLHHQEDKKRKLSDAEVLTTAIISALYFGGHLDKARSFMHSTKLIPNMLDKSRYNRRLHAIGEEITSLFLEIGTLIKQVATCKDFVLDSFPVPVCDNIRISRCKLLQSEAYRGYKASMRRYFYGIKVQLITTDCGIPVEFSIVAGSQADVKGLHQLPFSMPAGSALYADSAYTNYHLEDMLADDRIKLYSQRKSNAHRKDTPSLAYLKERMRKVIETSISGIKGLFLRKIHAVTFQGFLIKILLFLLAFQINKAFLN; this is translated from the coding sequence ATGATTGAAAAATCAATAGCAATATACTCATTTATTGATACTTTACTCAAGTATTTACATCATCAAGAAGATAAAAAAAGGAAGTTGTCGGATGCAGAAGTACTCACAACAGCTATCATCTCAGCCTTATACTTTGGCGGACATCTTGACAAAGCTCGATCGTTTATGCATTCCACTAAGCTTATCCCTAACATGCTCGATAAAAGTAGGTACAATCGCCGCTTGCATGCTATAGGAGAAGAGATAACTTCGCTCTTTTTAGAAATAGGCACTTTAATCAAGCAAGTAGCCACTTGTAAGGACTTTGTATTGGATTCATTTCCTGTGCCTGTGTGCGATAACATACGTATTAGCAGATGTAAACTATTACAAAGTGAAGCTTACAGAGGCTACAAAGCCTCTATGCGCCGTTACTTTTATGGCATTAAAGTGCAGCTTATTACTACTGATTGTGGTATTCCGGTCGAATTCTCAATAGTAGCTGGCAGCCAAGCGGATGTAAAAGGATTGCACCAACTGCCCTTTTCTATGCCTGCTGGTAGTGCACTTTATGCTGACTCGGCTTATACTAACTACCATCTAGAAGATATGTTGGCTGATGATAGGATTAAGCTTTATTCTCAGCGTAAATCTAATGCTCATCGAAAGGATACGCCTTCTCTGGCTTATCTCAAAGAGCGCATGCGAAAAGTGATAGAGACCAGCATTAGTGGCATTAAAGGCCTTTTCTTAAGGAAGATTCATGCTGTTACCTTCCAAGGCTTTCTGATCAAAATACTCTTGTTCTTGCTAGCTTTTCAAATCAACAAAGCTTTTCTTAACTAG
- the rfbB gene encoding dTDP-glucose 4,6-dehydratase, translating into MKNILVTGGAGFIGANFIPYFLNKYPEYEIVNLDKLTYAGNLNNLTEVHSNPRYHFVQGDITNRELVSSLFRQFDFQGIIHLAAESHVDRSIQDPTLFIKTNIEGTFVLLEAARLHWMQKPGEYKQDYIESRFLHVSTDEVYGSLGPAGFFTEETPYAPNNPYSATKAGSDLLVRSYVHTYGFNAITTHASNNYGPKQYPEKLIPIIIQRALAQQPIPIHGKGNAVRDWIYVLDHCKGIDLTFHYGQIGEHYNFGGNHEQNNLQIAYQVCALLDKLAPLSNRSSYQSLITFVTDRPGNDQRYALATQKAEKTLGWKAEEPFETGLQKTVQWYLKNKL; encoded by the coding sequence ATGAAAAATATATTAGTAACTGGCGGAGCAGGTTTTATAGGTGCTAATTTTATACCCTATTTTTTAAACAAGTACCCAGAATATGAAATAGTTAATCTAGATAAGCTTACGTATGCTGGCAACTTGAATAATTTAACAGAAGTGCATTCAAATCCCCGTTACCACTTCGTGCAAGGTGATATTACCAACAGAGAGTTAGTATCATCTTTGTTTAGGCAATTTGACTTTCAAGGAATTATTCACTTAGCAGCAGAGTCACATGTAGACCGTTCTATTCAAGATCCTACCTTATTTATTAAAACCAATATAGAAGGAACGTTTGTTCTGTTAGAGGCAGCCCGTCTGCATTGGATGCAAAAACCTGGGGAATATAAACAAGATTACATAGAAAGTCGCTTTTTACACGTATCTACAGATGAGGTATATGGTAGCTTAGGGCCTGCTGGTTTTTTTACAGAAGAAACCCCGTATGCACCTAACAATCCTTATAGTGCTACCAAAGCAGGCAGCGACCTGCTAGTGCGTAGCTATGTACATACTTATGGGTTTAATGCCATAACTACCCATGCTTCCAACAATTATGGTCCCAAACAATACCCCGAGAAACTTATTCCTATTATTATTCAACGTGCGCTAGCACAACAACCTATTCCTATACATGGCAAAGGAAATGCTGTTAGAGATTGGATTTATGTACTAGATCATTGTAAAGGTATTGATTTAACCTTTCATTATGGACAAATCGGAGAGCATTACAATTTTGGAGGTAACCATGAGCAAAACAACCTACAAATAGCTTATCAGGTATGTGCTTTGCTAGATAAACTAGCACCACTGTCCAATAGAAGTTCTTATCAATCACTCATTACTTTTGTAACAGATAGGCCAGGCAATGATCAACGGTATGCGTTAGCCACCCAAAAAGCTGAAAAAACTTTAGGCTGGAAAGCAGAAGAACCTTTTGAGACAGGATTGCAAAAAACTGTACAATGGTACTTAAAAAATAAATTATAA
- a CDS encoding ubiquitin carboxyl-terminal hydrolase family protein, producing the protein MIAPLCSKPLFSYHNIVFIMLLLLISSCNNCNNGAKPNTNPPKPIEQEDPVINKGIGNLGNTCYMNSVLQILASFYSNAFDKTKGPLGKTSRSLIKAIRGNEKVDNQEIAARAELFFKALKENEEEDEHKENIGGIGWKPNIGAQEDASELLQGIFDWLKLPKAKTIGTLIHPTTGNERSSGKDPWSMLNVEMPQQSNLTTMQNFVNNYLNSTGTREVKWSENDSINVDARYVPSLKDLDKLYGKMLVINLKRFGNLIPGIVTPPKIKQEVEKPFSLTVRHDQIDGLSNNLYYELVGFINHIGEGLRRGHYIAYTKVGKQWIEYDDSTVSPRSETDAETAAKNAYIFFYKPTSPRRSE; encoded by the coding sequence ATGATAGCGCCCTTATGTTCTAAACCTCTCTTCTCTTACCATAATATTGTTTTTATAATGCTATTGTTGCTAATAAGCAGCTGTAATAACTGTAACAATGGAGCAAAACCAAACACTAATCCTCCGAAACCTATAGAACAAGAAGATCCTGTTATCAATAAAGGCATAGGAAATCTTGGCAATACCTGCTACATGAATTCAGTATTACAAATTCTTGCTTCCTTTTACTCAAATGCTTTCGATAAAACAAAGGGACCTCTTGGTAAAACGAGTAGGAGCCTTATAAAGGCTATACGAGGAAATGAAAAAGTAGATAATCAAGAAATTGCAGCAAGGGCCGAGTTATTTTTTAAAGCACTTAAAGAAAATGAAGAAGAAGATGAGCATAAAGAAAATATAGGTGGTATTGGCTGGAAACCTAATATTGGTGCGCAAGAAGATGCAAGTGAATTGCTACAAGGAATTTTTGATTGGTTAAAATTACCTAAAGCAAAAACTATTGGCACACTTATTCATCCAACAACAGGTAATGAGCGTTCTTCCGGCAAGGATCCATGGTCCATGCTAAATGTAGAAATGCCACAGCAAAGCAATTTAACAACCATGCAGAATTTTGTCAATAATTACTTAAATAGTACAGGGACGAGAGAAGTAAAATGGTCGGAGAATGACAGCATTAACGTAGACGCACGTTATGTTCCATCCTTAAAAGATTTAGATAAACTGTATGGGAAGATGTTGGTTATTAACCTAAAAAGGTTTGGAAACCTTATACCCGGAATAGTAACCCCTCCAAAAATTAAGCAAGAAGTAGAAAAACCATTTAGCTTAACAGTAAGACACGATCAAATTGATGGTTTATCAAATAACCTTTATTACGAACTAGTAGGCTTTATTAACCATATAGGAGAAGGTCTACGAAGGGGACATTATATAGCTTACACAAAAGTGGGTAAACAGTGGATTGAATATGATGATAGTACGGTTTCTCCAAGATCTGAAACAGATGCTGAAACGGCTGCTAAAAACGCATATATCTTCTTTTATAAGCCAACTAGTCCAAGAAGATCAGAATAA
- the gap gene encoding type I glyceraldehyde-3-phosphate dehydrogenase — translation MEQIRVAINGFGRIGRLSLRALLQKSNIEVIAINDLTDASTLAHLFKYDSNYGRFAGHVTADANHLLVNSKRITVLAEPDPTKLPWEKLQIDVVLEATGRFLDKASNEQHITSGAKRVVISAPASNDIPTIVLGVNENILSTAGPIISNASCTTNCLAPVAYVLDKYFGIEKGYINTIHAYTADQRLQDAPHKDLRRARAAAKSIIPTTTGAAKSIGTVLPQLQGKLDGIAMRVPVADGSILDLTAILRQPVTKKMINTAMKQAADGAMQGILEYTEDPIVSVDVIGNPHSCIFDAQLTYTQGNLVKVVGWYDNEGGYAHRIADLISKLGR, via the coding sequence ATGGAGCAAATTAGAGTAGCCATTAACGGCTTTGGTAGAATAGGCAGATTAAGCTTAAGAGCTTTATTACAAAAATCAAACATAGAAGTAATAGCCATCAATGATCTTACGGATGCCTCTACCCTAGCACACTTATTTAAATATGATTCTAATTATGGAAGGTTTGCAGGCCATGTAACAGCGGATGCAAACCATCTTCTTGTAAATAGCAAGAGAATTACTGTATTAGCAGAACCTGACCCTACCAAGCTACCATGGGAAAAGCTACAAATAGATGTTGTATTAGAAGCTACTGGAAGATTCTTAGATAAGGCTAGCAATGAGCAGCATATAACTTCGGGTGCTAAACGTGTAGTTATTTCAGCACCGGCAAGCAATGATATCCCTACTATAGTGTTAGGAGTTAATGAGAATATTTTATCTACGGCTGGTCCTATCATTTCAAATGCTTCTTGTACAACAAATTGTTTAGCACCTGTGGCATACGTACTAGATAAGTATTTTGGTATTGAAAAAGGTTATATTAATACCATTCACGCTTATACGGCCGACCAACGTTTACAAGATGCGCCCCATAAAGATTTACGGCGTGCTAGGGCAGCTGCAAAATCTATTATCCCTACTACTACAGGAGCTGCAAAATCTATAGGTACTGTTTTACCACAGCTTCAAGGGAAATTAGATGGTATTGCTATGCGTGTACCTGTCGCAGATGGCTCTATATTGGACTTAACAGCTATTCTTCGGCAGCCAGTTACCAAGAAAATGATTAATACTGCCATGAAGCAAGCTGCTGATGGAGCTATGCAAGGCATACTTGAATATACAGAAGATCCTATTGTTTCTGTAGATGTGATTGGCAATCCACACTCCTGTATTTTTGATGCGCAGCTTACTTATACACAAGGGAACCTAGTAAAGGTAGTAGGTTGGTATGACAATGAAGGCGGCTATGCACATCGTATAGCAGATTTAATAAGTAAGCTCGGCAGATAA